In a single window of the Thermus albus genome:
- a CDS encoding RrF2 family transcriptional regulator, protein MWVSTKAQYGLRALVEIGLRAPEAVPLKEVAEAQGISQHYLEQIAAQLRRSGFIRSVRGAKGGYRLARPPEKVTALEVVESLEGSLAPVSCIEDPEACAKVGQCSTELLWKRVDLAMRQVLGGTTLKDLIEERKLIEAKRLIQLQPTG, encoded by the coding sequence ATGTGGGTGTCCACGAAGGCCCAGTACGGCCTGAGGGCTCTGGTGGAGATTGGCCTCAGGGCTCCCGAGGCGGTGCCCCTCAAGGAGGTGGCCGAGGCCCAGGGCATCAGCCAGCACTACCTGGAGCAGATCGCCGCCCAGCTCAGGCGCTCGGGGTTCATCCGCTCCGTGCGGGGGGCCAAGGGGGGGTACCGTCTGGCCCGCCCGCCCGAAAAGGTGACCGCCCTGGAGGTGGTGGAGTCCTTGGAGGGAAGCCTGGCGCCCGTGTCCTGCATTGAGGACCCCGAGGCCTGCGCCAAGGTGGGGCAGTGCTCCACGGAACTCCTTTGGAAGCGGGTGGACCTGGCCATGCGCCAGGTCTTAGGGGGAACCACCCTGAAAGACCTCATTGAGGAGCGGAAGCTCATTGAGGCCAAGCGCCTCATCCAGCTCCAGCCCACGGGTTAA
- a CDS encoding metal ABC transporter permease — MLEALGYPFFQRALCAGLLVSLLSGFLSPFVVQRRLSFLGDGLAHAAFAGVALGLFLRGEPLWFALPFTFLVAMAITLVKEKTELSEDTAIGVFFALSVALGAVFLSKAKGYVGDAMGYLFGSLLAVGSADLWAMALLLLLALLLLPLWGPLAYATFDRELALSDRVPVVLHDYLLSGFLAVSLVLAVKVVGIILVAAFLVIPGAVARLLSPTFAGLTLLSLALSVLSTVLGLFLSFLLDWPSGASIVLLQAALFGLAFVKTVFSGGK, encoded by the coding sequence ATGCTTGAGGCTTTGGGTTATCCCTTTTTCCAGCGGGCCCTTTGCGCAGGGCTTCTGGTGAGTCTTCTTTCCGGATTCCTTTCCCCCTTCGTGGTGCAAAGGCGGCTTTCCTTCCTGGGGGATGGGCTGGCCCATGCCGCCTTTGCTGGGGTGGCCTTGGGGCTTTTCCTAAGGGGAGAACCCCTTTGGTTTGCCCTGCCCTTCACCTTCTTGGTGGCCATGGCCATCACCTTGGTGAAGGAGAAGACCGAGCTCTCCGAGGACACCGCCATCGGGGTCTTCTTTGCCCTTTCGGTGGCCCTGGGGGCCGTCTTCCTCTCCAAGGCCAAGGGGTACGTGGGGGATGCCATGGGCTACCTCTTTGGCTCCCTTTTGGCTGTGGGGTCGGCAGACCTTTGGGCCATGGCCCTCCTCCTGCTCCTGGCCCTGCTCCTCCTGCCCCTCTGGGGGCCCCTGGCCTACGCCACCTTTGACCGGGAGCTGGCCCTTTCCGACCGGGTACCGGTGGTCCTCCACGACTACCTCCTCTCCGGCTTCCTCGCCGTGAGCCTGGTGCTGGCGGTGAAGGTGGTGGGGATCATACTGGTGGCGGCCTTTTTGGTGATCCCCGGGGCGGTGGCCAGGCTCCTAAGCCCCACCTTTGCTGGGCTTACCCTCCTCTCCCTAGCGCTGTCGGTCCTGTCCACGGTCCTGGGCCTCTTTCTCTCCTTCCTCCTGGACTGGCCCAGCGGGGCCAGCATCGTGCTGTTGCAGGCGGCCCTGTTCGGCCTGGCCTTTGTGAAAACCGTGTTTTCCGGGGGGAAATGA
- a CDS encoding metal ABC transporter ATP-binding protein: MLALEVRNLSVRFGEFQALEGVTLDVPQGAFVAIVGPNGAGKSTLLKAILGLVPFRGEVRVLGRPLAETDPLWFGYVPQIKTFDRTFPALALELVATGLRRRWPFRLSPREREEARSALRRVGAEELAFRPLGKLSGGQLQRVYLARALIRRPKILLLDEPATGVDRVGEVDLYRYLEAYQQESGATVLMITHDWEAAHHASHVLVMNRRVVGFGPPEKALTEACLRQAFGHLGHAHGLYLGGGHA; this comes from the coding sequence GTGTTGGCCCTCGAGGTGCGTAACCTATCGGTGCGCTTCGGGGAGTTCCAGGCCCTGGAGGGCGTCACCCTGGACGTGCCCCAAGGGGCCTTCGTGGCCATTGTGGGCCCCAATGGGGCGGGGAAGAGCACCCTTTTGAAGGCCATCCTGGGCCTGGTGCCCTTCCGGGGTGAGGTTCGGGTCCTGGGGCGCCCCCTAGCGGAAACCGATCCTTTGTGGTTCGGCTACGTGCCCCAGATCAAAACCTTTGACCGCACCTTCCCCGCCCTGGCCTTGGAGTTGGTGGCCACGGGCCTTAGACGGCGCTGGCCTTTCCGTCTTTCCCCTAGGGAACGGGAGGAGGCGCGTTCTGCCCTAAGGCGGGTGGGGGCCGAGGAGCTGGCCTTCCGCCCCCTGGGAAAGCTTTCCGGGGGGCAGCTCCAGCGGGTCTATCTGGCCCGGGCCCTGATCCGTAGGCCCAAAATCCTCCTTCTGGACGAGCCCGCCACCGGGGTGGACCGGGTGGGGGAGGTGGACCTGTACCGGTACCTGGAGGCCTACCAGCAGGAGTCAGGGGCCACGGTGCTCATGATCACCCACGACTGGGAGGCGGCCCACCACGCCAGCCACGTGCTGGTGATGAACCGTCGTGTGGTGGGGTTTGGACCTCCTGAGAAGGCCCTCACCGAGGCCTGCCTACGCCAGGCCTTCGGCCACCTGGGTCATGCCCACGGGCTATACCTGGGGGGTGGGCATGCTTGA
- the panB gene encoding 3-methyl-2-oxobutanoate hydroxymethyltransferase, with translation MRRTVKDFRHAKGQRLVYLTAYDYPTARLAESAGVDAILVGDSLGMVVLGYPSTVPVTLEEMLHHTKAARRGAPDTFLVADLPYLSYATLDRALASAERLMKEGGADAVKLEGGEEVAGIVLGLTRAGVPVLGHVGLTPQTASQLGGYRLQGKRPEEAERILRGALALEEAGAYGVVLEMVPTGLTKEVTERLSVHTIGIGAGPYTDAQVLVFHDVVGLYGEFKPRFVKRYLEGGRLFHEALSRFVQEVREGVFPGEEHSF, from the coding sequence GTGCGCCGGACGGTAAAAGACTTTCGCCATGCGAAGGGCCAAAGGCTCGTCTACCTCACCGCTTATGACTACCCCACAGCCCGCCTAGCGGAAAGCGCGGGGGTGGACGCCATCTTGGTGGGGGATTCCCTGGGCATGGTGGTGCTGGGCTACCCCTCCACGGTTCCCGTCACCCTGGAGGAGATGCTCCACCACACCAAGGCGGCCAGGCGGGGCGCCCCGGATACCTTCTTGGTGGCGGACCTACCCTATCTTTCCTACGCCACCTTAGACCGGGCGCTGGCTTCCGCGGAAAGGCTTATGAAGGAAGGCGGGGCGGATGCGGTGAAGCTGGAGGGTGGGGAGGAGGTGGCGGGGATCGTCTTGGGCCTCACCCGGGCGGGGGTTCCGGTTTTGGGCCACGTGGGCCTTACCCCCCAGACGGCCAGCCAGCTTGGGGGATACAGGCTTCAGGGGAAGCGTCCTGAAGAGGCCGAGCGCATCCTTAGGGGGGCCTTGGCCCTGGAGGAGGCGGGGGCCTACGGGGTGGTGCTGGAGATGGTGCCCACGGGTCTGACCAAGGAGGTCACGGAGAGACTATCCGTCCACACCATCGGCATTGGGGCCGGGCCTTACACGGACGCCCAGGTTTTGGTCTTTCACGACGTGGTGGGGCTTTATGGGGAGTTCAAGCCCCGGTTCGTGAAGCGGTACCTGGAGGGGGGAAGGCTTTTCCACGAGGCCCTATCCCGATTCGTCCAGGAGGTGCGGGAAGGGGTTTTCCCAGGGGAGGAGCACAGCTTTTAG